The following coding sequences lie in one Nycticebus coucang isolate mNycCou1 chromosome 20, mNycCou1.pri, whole genome shotgun sequence genomic window:
- the LOC128572794 gene encoding LOW QUALITY PROTEIN: uncharacterized protein LOC128572794 (The sequence of the model RefSeq protein was modified relative to this genomic sequence to represent the inferred CDS: substituted 1 base at 1 genomic stop codon), translated as MGQTVTTPLSLTLDHWTEVKRRGRDLSVEVKKGPWQTFCSSKWPTFNVGWPSGGTFDLSLIFAIKEIVFQRGLGAHPDQQPYIIVWQDLVQNPPPWVRPWTATSRPPSNPQVLAVQSSGPRKGGDSLDPPKKIYPEIQTDHLLLDLPPPPPPYPPALAPVGGQGGPASPDPAIAPSAPPGEPSLGPAQGTRSHHRGGVSPDTTVALPLRAYGPPPVATDEGPPPLQPLQYWPFSSADLYNWKTNHPPFSEDAQRLTGLVESLMFSHQPTWDDCQQLIQTLFTTEERERILLEARKNVLGADGHPTQLPNIVEAAFALSRPDWDFNTAEGRERLSVYRQALVAGLRGAARRPTNLAKVREVIQGATEPPSVFLERLMEAFRCYTPFDPASEGQRASVAMTFTGQSAVDIKRKLQRIEGLQDYTLQDLVKEAEKVYLKRETEEEKEQRKEKEREERENKRDRRQEKNLTRILAAVVGKKSQEQTQGRTKKSDSLNNHIPLDKDQCAYCKEKGHWARECPKKKKKELSKKVLALEEKEDXRGRGSEPLPEARVILKVEGKPVEFLVDTGAQHSVLLEPSGPISKKKSWVVGTTGHQQYSWTTRRSVDLGVGRVTQSFLIIPECPVPLLGRDLLTKMEAQITFTPDGPEVTQNERVTALTMRLEDEHRLFEKQREKGTSLVNDWLEKYPGAWAETAGMGLAAERPPIVIELKATSTPVAVRQYPMTKEAREGIKPHIQCLLQLRILVKCQSPWNTPLLPVKKPGTGDYRPVQDLREVNKRAQDIHPTVPNPYNLLSSLPPDHIWYTVLDLKDAFFCLRLHSSSQNIFAFEWRDPDSGMMGQLTWTRLPQGFKNSPTIFDEALHQDLAHFHASHPQVTLLQYVDDLLLAGTTKEECYRGTELLLEELAHLGYRASAKKAQICQKEVTYLGYTLKGGQRWLTEARKHTVTQIPVPRSPRQVREFLGTADFCRLWIPGFATLAAPLYPLTKEGTPFEWGASQQRAFDNIKKALLSAPALALPDVTKPFVLYVDEKRGVARGVLTQPLGPWKRPVAYLSKKLDPVAGGWPACLRSVAAVAVLVKNADKLTMGQKLTVIAPHALESIIRQPPDRWLSNARMTHYQSLLLNGDRVQFGPPVILNPATLLPDTSVQKDVLHTCQEVLAEETGTRKDLCDQPLPDAQLTWFTDGSSSIIED; from the exons atgggacagactgtgacaacccctctgagtttaactctagatcattggactgaagtgaagagaagaggtcgtgatctgtcagtagaggttaaaaaaggcccatggcagactttctgctcctcgaagtggcctacttttaacgtcggctggccctcaggaggaacctttgacttatctcttatttttgctattaaagagattgtttttcagagaggactgggagcccatccggatcaacaaccttacatcatagtctggcaggacctggtgcagaatccgcccccctgggttcggccgtggactgccacatccaggcccccatctaatcctcaggtgctcgctgtccaatcttccggtcccagaaaagggggcgacagtttggacccccctaagaagatctacccggaaatccagactgatcatcttctcctcgacctgccaccccctcctcccccataccctcccgccttggctcctgtcggggggcagggaggaccagcatcgccggatccggcgattgccccctctgcacccccgggggaaccttcactggggcccgcacaaggtaccaggagtcaccaccggggaggagtgtctcccgacactactgttgccctacccctgagggcatatggccccccgccggtggcaacagatgagggaccacctcctctccagcccctccagtactggccattttcttccgcagacctgtataactggaaaactaatcacccccctttttcagaagacgcccaacgcctgactgggctggtagagtccctgatgttctctcatcagcccacatgggatgactgccagcagctcatacagactctcttcactactgaagagagggagaggattttattagaagctaggaagaatgtactcggggcggacgggcatcctacccagctccccaacatcgtCGAGGCTGCCTTTGCcctctccagaccagactgggatttcaacacggcagaaggtagggagcgactgtcagtctatcgccaggctctagtggctggcctccgtggggcagcaagacgccccactaatttggctaaggtaagagaagtaatacagggggccacggaacccccctccgtgtttcttgagcgtctaatggaagcttttaggtgctacaccccatttgaccctgcctctgaaggacagagggcttccgtggctatgactttcacagggcagtcagctgtagacattaaaagaaagctgcagagaattgaaggattgcaggactataccttgcaggatttagttaaggaagctgagaaagtataccttaaaagagaaactgaggaagaaaaagagcagagaaaggagaaagagagagaagaaagggaaaataagagagaccgaagacaggagaaaaacttaacacggattttggccgcagtagtagggaagaagagccaggaacagacccaaggtagaactaagaagtcagatAGCCTGAATAACCACATCCcattagataaggatcaatgtgcctactgtaaggaaaaggggcactgggccagggaatgtcctaagaaaaagaagaaagaactctccaagaaagtactggccttagaggaaaaagaagattagcggggacggggctcggaacccctccccgaggctagggtaatacttaaggtggaggggaaaccagttgagttccttgtagacaccggagctcaacactcagtcctacttgaaccatcaggacccatctccaagaaaaaatcctgggttgtagggacaacagggcatcagcagtactcatggactacccgaagatcagtagatctgggagtgggacgggtaacccagtcatttttaattatccctgagtgccctgtgcccctcctcgggagagatttactcaccaaaatggaagcccaaatcacttttactcctgatggcccagaggtaacccaaaatgagagggtaacagccctgaccatgcgtttagaggatgaacatagactctttgaaaagcagcgggagaaagggactagtctcgtaaatgactggctagaaaaatatcccggggcatgggccgaaactgctggaatgggactggccgcagaaaggccgcctatagtcatagaactcaaagctacttccactcctgtggcagtgcgccaatatcctatgactaaggaagctcgggaaggaattaagcctcacattcagTGTCTCCTACAGCTGCgcatactagtaaaatgccagtcaccatggaacacgcccttattacccgtcaagaaacccggcacaggagactatcgccctgtgcaggacttaagagaagtaaacaagcgggcgcaagacatccaccccaccgtgcctaacccttataatctgttaagctctctccctccggaccatatatggtacactgtcctggatttgaaggatgccttcttctgcctccgactacactcctctagccagaacatcttcgcatttgaatggagagacccggactctggaatgatgggccaattgacatggacccgacttccacaggggtttaagaactccccaaccatctttgatgaagccctccaccaagacctagctcactttcacgccagccaccctcaggtaacgctcctacaatatgtagatgacttactactagctggaacaacaaaagaagagtgctatcggggcacagaactattgctagaagaactagcccacttaggatatcgagcctctgctaaaaaagcccagatctgccagaaagaggtaacgtacctgggttacaccttaaaaggagggcagagatggttaacagaagccaggaagcatactgtgactcagattccagttccccgctcgccccgccaggtgcgagaattcttaggaactgcggatttctgccgcttatggataccggggtttgctactctggcagctcccctctaccctttgaccaaggaaggcactcccttcgagtggggtgccagccaacagcgggcctttgacaacattaaaaaggccttATTATCAGctccggccctggctctaccagatgtaacaaagccctttgtcctatacgtagatgaaaagagaggagtggcccgaggggtgctgacgcagcctttagggccatggaaaagaccggtagcatacctctccaaaaaattggaccccgtcgctggtggttggccagcctgtctgaggtctgtggcggcagtagcggtactggtaaaaaatgcagacaaattgactatggggcagaagttgacagtcattgccccccatgctttagaaagcatcatcagacagccccctgaccggtggctgtctaatgcccgcatgacacattaccagagtctcctattaaacggagacagagtccagtttggcccgcctgtcatcctcaacccagctaccctattacctgatacttctgtccagaaagatgtattacacacatgccaagaagtactggctgaggaaactggaactcggaaggacctctgtgatcagcccctgccggatgcccagctgacctggttcactgatgggagcagctccataatagaag attaa